A single window of Nocardia sp. NBC_01327 DNA harbors:
- a CDS encoding LLM class F420-dependent oxidoreductase, which yields MRFGHFIPQGWRLDLVGIDPAQQWGVMRDLALRADATEAWESVWVYDHFHTVPEPTEEATHEAWTLMSAFAASTSRIRLGQMCTAISYRNPAYLAKVAATVDLISGGRLEMGIGGGWYEHEWRAYGYGFPPAGERLGRLDEGVQIFKQAWTEGSVTLDGKHYQVDGAIVRPLPLQEGGIPIWIAGGGEKVTLRIAAKYAQYTNFSGDPAEFAHKSELLRGHCAAVGTDFDAITRSSNFNTVIGATEAEVRDRLAALQDRFTPILGAETAKGHVDNLFRSSPAVGTPEQVVEKLSRTKALGLSYAIHYFPELAYDTSGIELFEREVIPALR from the coding sequence GTGCGCTTCGGCCATTTCATTCCCCAGGGCTGGCGGCTCGACCTGGTCGGCATCGACCCGGCGCAGCAGTGGGGCGTGATGCGCGACCTCGCCCTGCGCGCCGATGCGACGGAGGCCTGGGAGTCGGTCTGGGTGTACGACCACTTCCACACCGTGCCGGAGCCCACCGAGGAGGCCACCCACGAGGCTTGGACGCTGATGTCGGCCTTCGCCGCCAGCACCTCGCGAATTCGGCTGGGGCAGATGTGCACCGCCATCAGCTACCGCAATCCGGCCTATCTGGCCAAGGTGGCGGCGACGGTGGATCTGATCTCCGGCGGACGCCTCGAAATGGGCATCGGCGGCGGCTGGTACGAGCACGAATGGCGCGCCTACGGCTATGGATTCCCGCCCGCCGGTGAGCGTCTGGGCCGGCTGGACGAGGGTGTGCAGATCTTCAAGCAGGCCTGGACCGAGGGGTCGGTCACGCTCGACGGTAAGCACTACCAGGTCGACGGCGCCATTGTCCGCCCACTTCCGTTGCAGGAGGGCGGCATTCCGATCTGGATCGCGGGTGGCGGTGAGAAGGTGACACTGCGCATTGCGGCGAAGTACGCGCAGTACACCAACTTCTCCGGGGATCCGGCCGAATTCGCGCACAAGTCCGAACTGCTGCGCGGCCACTGTGCCGCGGTCGGCACCGATTTCGATGCCATCACCCGCAGTTCGAACTTCAATACGGTCATCGGCGCCACCGAGGCCGAGGTGCGGGACCGCCTCGCCGCCCTGCAGGATCGCTTCACCCCGATCCTCGGCGCCGAGACGGCGAAGGGCCACGTGGACAACCTCTTCCGCAGCAGCCCGGCCGTCGGCACCCCGGAGCAGGTCGTCGAAAAGCTCAGCCGCACCAAGGCTCTCGGCCTCTCCTACGCCATCCACTACTTCCCCGAACTGGCCTATGACACCTCGGGTATCGAACTGTTCGAGCGGGAAGTGATTCCGGCGCTGCGCTGA
- a CDS encoding dienelactone hydrolase family protein yields MGSIQLKAPDGPVEAHLETPAGDGPWPGVVVLHDMVGVHTAMRETTRMLADNGYLALAPNLFSRGAVRCVPSMIRDLMFSGKGATVRDILAARDQLTADPNCTGKIAVVGFCLGGGFALLVAPEGFDAAAPFYPAGRAKYEEVLRGACPVVASYGSRDPQNIGGGTKLEHALTDLGIEHDVKTYPGVGHSFADHHPGQPLVRVLGLGYDEDATRDAWSRIFAFFDTHLSPGDQPGGPNA; encoded by the coding sequence GTGGGCTCAATACAGTTGAAGGCGCCGGACGGGCCCGTCGAGGCCCACCTGGAAACGCCTGCCGGCGACGGACCGTGGCCGGGGGTGGTGGTCCTGCACGACATGGTCGGAGTCCACACCGCGATGCGCGAGACCACCCGGATGCTGGCTGACAACGGCTATCTGGCCCTCGCCCCGAACCTGTTCTCCCGCGGCGCGGTCCGGTGTGTGCCGAGCATGATCCGGGACCTGATGTTCAGCGGTAAGGGCGCGACGGTGCGCGATATTCTCGCCGCCCGCGACCAGCTCACCGCGGATCCGAACTGCACGGGCAAGATCGCGGTGGTGGGTTTCTGCCTCGGTGGCGGGTTCGCCCTGCTGGTCGCGCCCGAGGGCTTCGATGCCGCGGCCCCGTTCTACCCGGCCGGTCGTGCCAAATATGAAGAAGTTCTGCGCGGCGCGTGCCCCGTGGTCGCCAGTTACGGTTCGCGCGATCCGCAGAATATCGGCGGCGGTACCAAGCTCGAGCATGCGCTCACCGACCTCGGCATCGAGCACGATGTGAAGACCTATCCGGGTGTCGGGCACTCCTTCGCCGACCACCATCCCGGCCAGCCGCTGGTCCGCGTACTGGGCCTCGGCTACGACGAGGACGCCACCCGCGATGCCTGGTCGCGCATCTTCGCCTTCTTCGACACCCATCTGTCACCCGGCGACCAGCCCGGCGGACCGAACGCGTAA
- a CDS encoding sterol desaturase family protein, translated as MDLWDQINQPVTYAIPFFVLALVVEILSLRAHGEERAGYEKGDARNSLVMGAVSVFVSGAAKFVALIGYAVLYVHAPWHIDPRNPLSWIGVMLAVDLLWYGYHRTSHRVRVVWAAHQVHHNSRYFNYATALRQKWNPWFELLAWIPLPLLGVPPWMVFTAWSCNLIYQFWVHTETIGKLPRWFEFVFNTPSHHRVHHASDAEYLDRNYGGIFILWDRLFGTFRAETFRPTYGLTKNIESTSVFTLQYYEFGALWRDLRSSRRIRDWAGYAFGPPGWSPGDRWVSKKAKMRDQASRVASSS; from the coding sequence GTGGACCTGTGGGACCAGATCAATCAACCCGTGACGTATGCGATCCCGTTCTTCGTGCTCGCCCTGGTCGTCGAGATCCTCTCGCTGCGCGCGCACGGCGAGGAGCGGGCGGGCTACGAGAAGGGCGATGCGCGCAACAGCCTGGTCATGGGCGCGGTATCGGTGTTCGTCAGCGGGGCGGCCAAGTTCGTCGCGCTGATCGGGTACGCGGTGCTCTATGTGCACGCGCCCTGGCATATCGATCCGCGCAACCCGCTCAGCTGGATCGGTGTGATGCTGGCGGTGGATCTGCTGTGGTACGGGTATCACCGCACGTCACACCGGGTTCGGGTGGTGTGGGCGGCGCATCAGGTGCACCACAACAGCCGGTACTTCAATTACGCGACGGCCCTGCGGCAGAAGTGGAATCCGTGGTTCGAACTGCTGGCGTGGATTCCGCTGCCACTGCTGGGCGTGCCGCCGTGGATGGTGTTCACGGCGTGGTCCTGCAATCTGATCTACCAGTTCTGGGTGCATACCGAGACCATCGGGAAGCTGCCGCGCTGGTTCGAGTTCGTCTTCAATACGCCCTCGCACCACCGGGTGCATCACGCCAGCGATGCGGAATACCTGGACCGCAATTACGGCGGCATCTTCATTCTGTGGGACCGGCTGTTCGGCACCTTCCGCGCCGAAACCTTCCGGCCCACCTACGGTTTGACCAAGAATATCGAGAGCACCAGCGTATTCACCCTGCAGTACTACGAATTCGGCGCGCTCTGGCGAGACCTGCGCTCCAGCAGGAGGATTCGGGACTGGGCCGGTTACGCGTTCGGTCCGCCGGGCTGGTCGCCGGGTGACAGATGGGTGTCGAAGAAGGCGAAGATGCGCGACCAGGCATCGCGGGTGGCGTCCTCGTCGTAG